The following are encoded together in the Kribbella voronezhensis genome:
- a CDS encoding DUF3800 domain-containing protein — MKPPVEIACDESGYEGEKLIGGVTDVFAHAAVALDEEAAARCIKELRERIRSPATEYKANHVLRSKHRPVLIWLLGSSGPLSGQAQVQLVDKAYFLVSRLVAFLTSTDTTLAADLYAAGRSTGGPAWGAFLATANNLLRAKDLPEATTPVESFYQAVDALTLSEVEPLKYSRPYADQVRAGLFDDPRGIPPLDPLMPAIVRAIEYWGQPDRTVAIAHDRQTTLSPDRIAQLKQLTGNLAELELVDSFSHPRVQVADFLAGVARKIASDQLKGTDDAELTTLLRPYVDPLSTWSDSSSWHRLTS; from the coding sequence GTGAAGCCTCCCGTCGAGATCGCCTGTGACGAGTCCGGGTACGAGGGGGAGAAGCTGATCGGCGGGGTGACGGACGTGTTCGCGCACGCCGCCGTCGCGCTCGACGAGGAGGCGGCCGCCCGCTGCATCAAGGAGCTTCGCGAGCGCATCAGGTCGCCTGCCACGGAGTACAAGGCGAACCATGTACTGCGGTCCAAGCATCGCCCGGTGCTCATCTGGCTGCTCGGCTCGTCGGGGCCGTTGTCCGGTCAGGCCCAGGTCCAGCTGGTCGACAAGGCCTACTTCTTGGTCTCTCGACTCGTCGCGTTCCTCACCAGCACCGACACCACGCTGGCCGCCGACCTGTACGCCGCGGGCCGCAGTACGGGCGGACCCGCATGGGGAGCCTTCCTCGCGACAGCGAACAACCTCCTGAGAGCCAAGGACCTCCCCGAGGCGACCACACCGGTCGAATCGTTCTACCAGGCAGTCGACGCGCTCACCCTCAGTGAAGTGGAGCCGTTGAAGTACTCCCGCCCGTACGCCGACCAGGTGCGCGCCGGCCTCTTCGACGACCCCCGCGGCATCCCGCCGCTGGATCCCCTGATGCCCGCCATCGTGCGCGCGATCGAGTACTGGGGCCAACCCGATCGAACCGTGGCGATCGCCCACGACCGCCAGACCACCCTCTCGCCCGACCGGATCGCCCAACTGAAGCAGCTGACCGGGAACCTGGCCGAGCTCGAACTGGTCGACTCCTTCTCCCACCCGCGGGTCCAGGTCGCGGATTTCCTGGCCGGCGTCGCCCGCAAGATCGCCTCCGACCAGCTGAAAGGCACCGACGACGCGGAGCTCACCACCCTGCTCCGCCCGTACGTCGATCCGCTCTCGACCTGGTCCGACTCGTCCAGCTGGCACCGCCTCACCTCCTGA
- a CDS encoding GNAT family N-acetyltransferase — MAVVHWPVELQHGPVQLRPLKASDGPEWSAARQRNISWLRPWDATQPPGAEDGARTFRSMARDWNRQARYGRMLPFVITYGGAAGPGPRSKWPLVGQLTVSGITYGSARWANLGYWVDEQYAGRGIVPVAVALAADHCWFTLGLHRIEVAIRPENKASLRVVEKLGFRYEGERPRFLHIDGEWRDHRIFALNAEEVGPGLVARLP, encoded by the coding sequence ATGGCTGTCGTGCACTGGCCGGTTGAGCTCCAGCACGGACCGGTTCAGCTCCGGCCGCTCAAGGCGAGCGACGGACCGGAGTGGAGCGCGGCGCGCCAGCGCAACATCAGCTGGCTGCGACCCTGGGACGCCACGCAGCCGCCGGGTGCTGAGGACGGTGCGCGCACGTTCCGGTCGATGGCGCGCGACTGGAACCGGCAGGCGCGGTACGGCCGGATGCTGCCGTTCGTCATCACGTACGGCGGTGCCGCCGGTCCCGGTCCGCGCTCGAAGTGGCCCCTGGTAGGACAGCTCACCGTCTCCGGGATCACCTACGGATCGGCGCGGTGGGCGAACCTCGGGTACTGGGTCGACGAGCAGTACGCCGGTCGCGGCATCGTCCCGGTCGCGGTCGCGCTGGCGGCCGACCATTGCTGGTTCACGCTCGGTCTGCACCGGATCGAGGTCGCGATCCGGCCGGAGAACAAGGCGAGTCTGCGAGTGGTGGAGAAACTCGGCTTCCGCTACGAAGGCGAGCGGCCGAGGTTCCTGCACATCGACGGAGAGTGGCGGGACCATCGCATCTTCGCGTTGAACGCCGAGGAAGTCGGACCGGGCCTGGTAGCACGACTGCCCTGA
- a CDS encoding TetR/AcrR family transcriptional regulator has protein sequence MEDAVRTLELLWGKAPAPRRGPNQTLTVDQLVTTAIGIADRDGLKGVTMRAVGKELDRTAMSLYTYVPGREVLITVMHDRVHAEVPTPRKIADWRKAVTAWCQELRELYVRHPWVLEVSQARPGFGPHEQDVLEGLLRLLARAEVPLAVRPTVTSALYSIVREAAKRKVEALAESAQSAEWWAERGKALQAVAPDFAERYPESTAIARHQSTQGPQPWIKAAEDAFTGAIALLLAGLS, from the coding sequence GTGGAAGACGCCGTCCGCACGCTCGAGCTGCTCTGGGGCAAGGCGCCGGCACCCCGGCGCGGGCCGAATCAGACGCTCACCGTCGACCAACTCGTCACGACCGCGATCGGCATCGCCGATCGGGACGGGCTCAAGGGAGTGACGATGCGTGCCGTCGGCAAGGAACTCGATCGCACGGCGATGTCCCTGTACACGTACGTGCCGGGTCGCGAGGTGCTGATCACGGTGATGCACGATCGCGTTCACGCCGAGGTGCCGACTCCGCGGAAGATAGCGGACTGGCGGAAGGCTGTCACGGCGTGGTGTCAGGAGCTACGTGAGCTCTACGTCCGCCACCCCTGGGTTCTCGAGGTGTCGCAGGCGCGACCTGGATTCGGGCCGCACGAGCAGGATGTGCTCGAGGGGCTCCTGCGGCTGCTGGCACGCGCAGAGGTGCCGCTCGCGGTTCGGCCGACGGTGACGAGCGCGCTCTACAGCATCGTCCGCGAAGCAGCGAAGCGGAAGGTCGAGGCGCTGGCGGAGTCGGCTCAGAGCGCGGAGTGGTGGGCGGAGCGAGGCAAGGCGCTCCAGGCGGTCGCCCCAGACTTCGCCGAGCGCTACCCGGAGAGCACCGCGATCGCCCGCCACCAGTCGACCCAGGGCCCCCAACCGTGGATCAAGGCAGCCGAAGACGCTTTCACCGGCGCGATCGCGCTATTGCTGGCCGGTCTGAGCTGA
- a CDS encoding VOC family protein: MSGTEGIKTVLHPVTDLGKAKALYGALLGAEPSADSEYYVGFDVEGQHIGLVPGSDEAGPVSYWHVADIEAKLAEVTAAGGTVKQEPRNVGGTRRVATFTDPDGNVLGLLQD; the protein is encoded by the coding sequence ATGAGCGGGACTGAGGGTATTAAGACGGTGTTGCACCCGGTGACGGATCTGGGGAAGGCGAAGGCTCTGTACGGCGCGTTGCTCGGGGCCGAGCCGTCGGCGGATTCGGAGTACTACGTGGGGTTCGATGTCGAGGGGCAGCACATCGGGCTGGTGCCGGGGAGTGATGAGGCTGGGCCGGTGTCGTACTGGCATGTTGCGGACATCGAGGCCAAGTTGGCGGAGGTGACCGCGGCCGGTGGGACGGTCAAGCAGGAGCCGCGGAACGTCGGTGGGACGCGGCGGGTGGCGACTTTCACCGATCCTGACGGGAATGTCCTCGGCCTGCTGCAGGATTAG
- a CDS encoding helix-turn-helix transcriptional regulator → MDADKPAPLRVDAETAIILREAYHKIEALYRGDHYSLYNYVRAVVGKIARVDTFYVGFLQGTSRVRYPYGYDSGKFDEPDTHNFGPSGQTAWLLKHRQTYRFAYDNGAVLQAGHMFGDSKRVSADVVTVPLFRPAPSGDGQLFGMISMHSYEPDTYDDNVVRAFEWLAGVVARVLTREVEDRDALRRLPAGDDTPNQLTSDHVMEYLAHRIGTLREIAGEAMAEPEAASPVVQGYLTRLVQAAEQIQSELIEMMLETDLGPEQRYASLTKAQQGVAVLLVDGLDNDQLAAELGISLNTVKTHLSAILKKYQMTTRAQVADDIRKYLAR, encoded by the coding sequence GTGGATGCAGACAAACCAGCTCCGCTGCGGGTGGATGCCGAAACCGCCATCATCCTGCGCGAGGCGTATCACAAGATCGAGGCGCTGTACCGAGGCGATCACTACAGCCTCTACAACTATGTTCGCGCGGTGGTCGGCAAGATCGCCCGGGTCGACACCTTCTATGTCGGATTCCTGCAGGGCACCAGCCGGGTGCGCTATCCGTACGGCTACGACTCCGGCAAGTTCGACGAGCCCGATACCCACAACTTCGGGCCGAGTGGGCAGACCGCGTGGCTGCTCAAGCACCGGCAGACCTATCGCTTCGCCTACGACAACGGCGCCGTTCTCCAAGCCGGCCACATGTTCGGCGACTCGAAACGGGTGTCGGCCGATGTGGTAACGGTGCCACTCTTCCGCCCGGCCCCGTCCGGCGACGGGCAACTGTTCGGCATGATCTCCATGCACAGTTACGAGCCGGACACATACGACGACAACGTCGTCCGGGCGTTCGAGTGGCTGGCGGGCGTGGTGGCCCGGGTGCTCACCCGCGAAGTGGAGGACCGCGACGCGCTACGCCGCCTGCCCGCGGGGGACGACACACCGAACCAGCTCACCTCGGATCACGTGATGGAGTACCTCGCGCACCGGATCGGGACGTTGCGGGAGATCGCCGGCGAGGCGATGGCGGAACCGGAGGCGGCGAGCCCCGTCGTTCAGGGGTACCTGACCCGGCTCGTCCAGGCCGCCGAGCAGATCCAGTCCGAGTTGATCGAGATGATGCTCGAGACGGATCTGGGGCCCGAGCAGCGGTACGCGAGTCTCACCAAGGCCCAGCAAGGCGTAGCGGTGCTGCTGGTCGACGGTCTGGACAACGATCAGCTCGCGGCGGAACTCGGAATCAGCCTCAATACGGTGAAGACGCACCTGAGTGCGATCCTGAAGAAGTACCAGATGACGACTCGCGCCCAAGTGGCCGACGACATCCGCAAATACCTGGCCCGCTAG
- a CDS encoding alpha/beta fold hydrolase, with the protein MTATLHDGSTIEFTTYGPAGAPALLLPVDPAPAVEGPETDQLRAWGADPALGHSLTHGFGEHFRVIAFDYEAQLQAHPKPATLTPDNLVADFLAVADAAEAPTFAYYGYSWLGLAGLQVALRTDRLTALVMGGFPPLDGPYDAMLQVTEATYELAGGPVSDQPVEPGDWDSTEVAMSKDQAQQFLSLYRSLQSFDDHAAQSRLSCPRLCIAGSADNIQYGERWRNAYVAIGEAVEKNRSRLKDLGWTVQLLDGLDHMQAMHADKILPIAKPWLREHLNA; encoded by the coding sequence GTGACGGCAACCCTGCACGACGGCAGCACCATCGAGTTCACGACGTACGGACCGGCCGGCGCGCCGGCGTTGCTGTTGCCGGTCGATCCGGCACCGGCCGTCGAGGGTCCTGAGACCGACCAGCTTCGGGCCTGGGGTGCGGATCCGGCGCTGGGCCACTCGTTGACCCACGGATTCGGCGAGCACTTCCGGGTCATCGCCTTCGATTACGAGGCACAGCTCCAGGCCCATCCGAAGCCGGCCACCCTCACTCCTGACAACCTCGTCGCCGACTTCCTCGCCGTCGCGGATGCGGCCGAAGCGCCGACCTTCGCGTACTACGGCTACAGCTGGCTCGGCCTCGCCGGACTCCAGGTCGCCCTCCGCACGGATCGCCTGACTGCCTTGGTGATGGGCGGTTTCCCGCCCCTGGACGGCCCGTACGACGCGATGCTCCAGGTCACCGAGGCGACGTACGAGCTGGCCGGCGGCCCGGTGTCGGACCAGCCGGTCGAGCCGGGCGACTGGGATTCCACAGAAGTTGCCATGAGCAAGGATCAGGCTCAGCAGTTCCTCAGTCTCTACCGATCCCTGCAGTCCTTCGACGATCACGCCGCTCAGTCGCGCCTCAGCTGCCCGCGGTTGTGCATCGCCGGCAGCGCCGACAACATCCAGTACGGCGAACGCTGGCGCAACGCCTACGTCGCCATCGGCGAAGCCGTCGAGAAGAACCGGTCGAGACTCAAGGACCTCGGCTGGACTGTCCAGTTGCTGGATGGCCTGGACCATATGCAGGCCATGCACGCCGACAAGATCCTCCCGATCGCAAAACCCTGGCTCCGCGAGCACCTGAACGCCTGA
- a CDS encoding alpha/beta fold hydrolase — protein sequence MQIKVNGVELCVETFGNPADPPVLLIGITMLSWPDELCTALTSRHVVRYDLRDTGQSTYADPEAPDYDLRDLVTDASELLSALELGPTHVVGMGVGGFIAQLLALDHPDQVASLTLVSTRPVAPGPVDADLPDHAPEVMAQVFGRPAPDWTDRNSVIDYMAESTRLLSGSRGFDEQDARATAGAIFDRAAPTPKAQRASHLGTTFGAINCQPRWRERLGEISVPTLVVHGDEDPFFPHGNGVALSDEIPDATLLTLPRTGSGLPRATWPTVVDALLRHTS from the coding sequence ATGCAGATCAAGGTCAACGGTGTCGAACTGTGCGTGGAGACCTTCGGCAACCCAGCGGATCCCCCGGTGCTGCTGATCGGCATCACCATGCTGAGCTGGCCTGACGAGCTGTGCACCGCACTGACCAGCCGCCATGTCGTGCGCTACGACTTGCGTGACACCGGCCAATCGACGTACGCCGACCCGGAGGCACCCGACTACGACCTGCGCGACCTGGTGACCGACGCCTCCGAGCTGCTGTCAGCCCTGGAACTCGGCCCCACCCACGTCGTCGGAATGGGCGTCGGCGGCTTCATCGCGCAACTCCTCGCCCTCGACCACCCCGACCAGGTCGCCTCGCTGACACTGGTCTCCACCCGTCCGGTCGCCCCCGGCCCAGTCGACGCCGACCTCCCAGACCACGCACCGGAAGTGATGGCACAGGTCTTCGGCCGTCCCGCCCCGGACTGGACCGACCGCAACAGCGTCATCGACTACATGGCGGAGTCCACGCGCCTGCTATCCGGCTCGCGAGGATTCGACGAGCAGGACGCCCGGGCAACCGCCGGGGCAATCTTCGACCGAGCCGCACCAACTCCGAAGGCCCAGCGCGCAAGCCATCTCGGCACCACGTTCGGCGCCATCAACTGCCAACCTCGCTGGCGCGAACGCCTCGGCGAAATCTCAGTACCGACCCTCGTGGTGCACGGCGACGAGGACCCCTTCTTCCCACACGGCAACGGCGTTGCCTTGTCCGACGAGATCCCAGACGCCACGCTCCTCACCCTCCCCCGCACCGGCTCCGGCCTACCGCGCGCAACCTGGCCCACCGTCGTCGACGCCCTCCTGCGCCACACCTCCTGA
- the sepX gene encoding divisome protein SepX/GlpR → MGTTGLIYVAIVAAWAAYLVPMLLKRGDEVNRRRTAEKYSSSDARVLARNNDVQSRSKYVVRPAGAVGTSGSSGAVGSSGALGSSGSAGSSGSGSGSGSSASGGSGSHAEPVGTDSSPPARYVPNRARRVAAMRRRRVLSILTLSLLSMTALAGLEILLWWTVAIPATLIVAFVVLTRVQLRRQARERAALIAERRARAQAHHDCGPASAPSSSPDHEMTVEVKLPIAEPAEPVVTAPEPAAEGLWDPVPVTLPTYVMKEKAPAPTVRTISLSGPEVFSSARTADPDPEAAPVVPEPAAPIEEEPEIRRAVGD, encoded by the coding sequence ATGGGGACGACAGGGCTGATCTATGTGGCGATCGTCGCCGCGTGGGCTGCTTACCTCGTCCCGATGCTGCTGAAGCGGGGCGACGAGGTCAACCGGCGCCGCACGGCGGAGAAGTACTCGTCGTCGGACGCGCGCGTCCTGGCGCGCAACAACGACGTCCAGTCGCGCTCGAAGTACGTCGTACGACCGGCTGGTGCTGTTGGTACGTCGGGCTCTTCCGGTGCTGTTGGTTCTTCCGGTGCTCTGGGTTCGTCGGGCTCGGCCGGTTCGTCGGGCTCGGGCTCGGGCTCGGGCTCCTCGGCTTCGGGTGGCTCGGGTTCGCATGCCGAGCCGGTCGGGACGGATTCGTCGCCGCCGGCGCGCTACGTACCGAACCGAGCCCGCCGGGTGGCCGCCATGCGCCGCCGGCGGGTGCTGTCGATCCTGACCCTTTCGCTGCTGTCGATGACGGCCCTTGCCGGGCTGGAGATCCTGCTCTGGTGGACCGTCGCGATCCCGGCGACGCTGATCGTCGCGTTCGTCGTACTGACCCGCGTCCAGCTCCGGCGCCAGGCTCGCGAGCGCGCCGCCCTGATCGCCGAGCGACGTGCCCGTGCGCAGGCCCACCACGACTGCGGCCCGGCGTCGGCGCCTTCGTCCTCGCCCGACCACGAGATGACGGTCGAAGTGAAGCTCCCGATCGCGGAGCCCGCCGAGCCCGTCGTGACTGCTCCGGAGCCGGCGGCGGAAGGCCTCTGGGACCCGGTCCCGGTCACCCTCCCGACGTACGTGATGAAGGAGAAGGCCCCCGCTCCGACGGTTCGCACGATCAGCCTGTCGGGCCCCGAGGTCTTCTCCTCAGCCCGCACCGCGGACCCCGACCCCGAGGCGGCCCCCGTCGTACCGGAACCCGCCGCCCCCATCGAAGAAGAACCAGAAATCCGCCGAGCCGTAGGCGACTGA
- a CDS encoding ATP-binding cassette domain-containing protein — MSKSPEHVADSHDLIRVHGARVNNLKDVSLEIPKRRLTVFTGVSGSGKSSLVFSTIAAESQRMINETYSAFVQGFMPTLARPDVDVLEGLTTAIIVDQERMGADPRSTVGTATDANAMLRILFSRLGKPHIGSPQAFSFNVASISGAGAVTIEHGGRKTKERRSFSILGGMCSRCEGRGAVNDIDLTQLYDENKSLNDGALTIPGYSMDGWYGRIFGGCGFFDPDKPIKKFTKRQLDDLLYKEPTKIKVDGINLTYEGLVPKIQKSMLSKDVDSLQPHIRAFVERAVTFTTCLECGGTRLSKEARSSKINGMNIADVCAMQISDLAEWVRGLEEPSVAPLLEALSETLDSFVDIGLGYLSLDRPAGTLSGGEAQRTKMIRHLGSSLTDVTYVFDEPTIGLHPHDIQRMNELLLRLRDKGNTVLVVEHKPEMIAIGDHVVDLGPEAGSKGGEIVFEGSLDDLRKSDTITGRHLDDRAALKEKVRTPAGVLEVRGANTHNLQDVDVDIPLGVLTVVTGVAGSGKSSLIRGSVSGRDGVVSVDQAAIRGSRRSNPATYTGLLEPIRKAFAKENGVKPALFSANSEGACPNCNGAGVIYTDLGMIAGVAATCEVCEGKRFQASVLEYKFGGKNISEVLTMPVAEAEAFFGDGEAKLPAAHKILDRLVDVGLGYLTLGQPLTTLSGGERQRIKLATHLGEQGGVYILDEPTTGLHLADVENLLGLLDRLVDSGKSVIVIEHHQAVMAHADWIIDLGPGAGHDGGRIVFEGAPADLVAARSTLTGEHLATYLGR; from the coding sequence ATGAGCAAGTCGCCTGAGCATGTTGCCGACAGCCACGATCTGATCCGTGTGCACGGGGCACGCGTGAACAATCTGAAGGATGTCAGCCTGGAGATCCCGAAGCGCCGGCTGACGGTGTTCACCGGGGTCTCCGGCTCGGGCAAGAGCTCGCTGGTGTTCAGTACGATCGCGGCCGAGTCGCAACGGATGATCAACGAGACGTACAGCGCGTTCGTGCAGGGGTTCATGCCGACGCTGGCCCGGCCCGACGTCGACGTACTCGAGGGCCTGACCACCGCGATCATCGTCGACCAGGAGCGGATGGGCGCCGACCCGCGCTCCACGGTCGGTACGGCGACGGACGCGAACGCGATGCTGCGGATCCTGTTCAGCCGGCTCGGCAAGCCGCACATCGGTTCGCCGCAGGCGTTCTCGTTCAACGTCGCGTCGATCTCGGGCGCCGGCGCGGTCACCATCGAGCACGGCGGCCGGAAGACGAAGGAGCGGCGCAGCTTCAGCATCCTCGGCGGCATGTGTTCACGGTGTGAGGGCCGGGGCGCGGTGAACGACATCGACCTCACCCAGCTGTACGACGAGAACAAGTCGCTCAACGACGGTGCGCTGACGATCCCCGGTTACAGTATGGACGGCTGGTACGGCCGGATCTTCGGCGGCTGCGGCTTCTTCGACCCGGACAAGCCGATCAAGAAGTTCACCAAGCGGCAGCTCGACGACCTGCTCTACAAGGAGCCGACCAAGATCAAGGTCGACGGCATCAACCTCACCTACGAGGGCCTGGTGCCGAAGATCCAGAAGTCGATGCTGTCCAAGGACGTCGACTCGCTGCAGCCGCACATCCGCGCCTTCGTGGAGCGGGCGGTCACCTTCACCACCTGCCTCGAGTGCGGTGGCACCCGGCTCAGCAAGGAGGCCCGCTCCTCGAAGATCAACGGGATGAACATCGCCGACGTGTGCGCGATGCAGATCAGCGACCTGGCCGAGTGGGTCCGCGGGCTCGAGGAGCCGTCGGTGGCTCCGCTGCTGGAGGCGCTGAGCGAGACCCTCGACTCGTTCGTGGACATCGGCCTGGGCTACCTCAGCCTCGACCGGCCGGCGGGCACCCTGTCCGGTGGTGAGGCACAGCGCACCAAGATGATCCGGCACCTCGGTTCAAGTCTCACCGATGTCACCTACGTCTTCGACGAGCCCACGATCGGGCTGCATCCGCACGACATCCAGCGGATGAACGAGTTGCTGCTCCGGCTGCGCGACAAGGGCAACACCGTCCTGGTCGTCGAGCACAAGCCGGAGATGATCGCGATCGGCGACCACGTCGTCGACCTCGGCCCGGAGGCCGGCAGCAAGGGTGGCGAGATCGTCTTCGAGGGCAGCCTCGACGACCTGCGCAAGAGCGACACCATCACCGGTCGCCACCTCGACGACCGGGCGGCGTTGAAGGAGAAGGTCCGTACGCCGGCCGGCGTACTCGAGGTGCGCGGCGCGAACACCCACAACCTCCAGGACGTCGACGTCGACATCCCGCTCGGCGTCCTGACCGTCGTGACCGGCGTGGCCGGTTCGGGCAAGAGCTCGCTGATCCGTGGCTCGGTGTCGGGCCGCGACGGCGTGGTCTCGGTCGACCAAGCGGCGATCCGGGGCTCGCGGCGGAGCAACCCGGCGACGTACACCGGGCTGCTCGAGCCGATCCGCAAGGCGTTCGCGAAGGAGAACGGCGTGAAGCCGGCGCTGTTCAGCGCCAACTCCGAGGGCGCCTGCCCGAACTGCAACGGCGCCGGGGTGATCTATACCGACCTCGGGATGATCGCCGGGGTCGCGGCGACCTGCGAGGTGTGCGAGGGCAAGCGGTTCCAGGCGTCCGTGCTGGAGTACAAGTTCGGCGGCAAGAACATCAGCGAGGTGCTGACGATGCCGGTCGCCGAGGCCGAGGCGTTCTTCGGCGACGGCGAGGCGAAGCTCCCGGCCGCCCACAAGATCCTCGACCGACTGGTCGACGTGGGGCTCGGGTACCTGACGCTCGGCCAGCCGCTGACCACGCTGTCCGGTGGTGAGCGGCAGCGGATCAAGCTGGCCACCCACCTGGGCGAGCAGGGCGGCGTCTACATCCTCGACGAGCCGACCACCGGTCTGCACCTGGCCGACGTCGAGAACCTGCTCGGCCTGCTCGACCGGCTGGTCGACTCCGGCAAGTCGGTGATCGTCATCGAGCACCACCAGGCGGTGATGGCGCATGCCGACTGGATCATCGACCTGGGCCCCGGTGCCGGCCACGACGGCGGCCGGATCGTCTTCGAGGGTGCCCCCGCCGATCTGGTCGCAGCCCGTTCCACCCTCACCGGCGAGCACCTGGCGACCTACCTCGGCCGGTGA